A window of Synechococcus sp. MEDNS5 contains these coding sequences:
- a CDS encoding ABC transporter ATP-binding protein gives MTLELDSVGRQINSNWIVRNLTFSVKQDECLVLVGPSGCGKSSTLRLIAGLDECQHGRIKIENRDVTTSKPSDRAVGMVFQSYALLPHLTIYENLELGLRIRGVRSEQRSRRIKHILDVVQLADRAYHQPSALSGGQRQRVALARALLRDAKVYLLDEPMSNLDAQLREQIRPELRKLILNQEKPTVYVTHDQSEALAIANKIAILNQGIIEQLDTPINLYQNPSSLFVAQFLGRPQINCLKPRQSQILAIRPEHLKICDSGLACRLIAREWLGNTQLLYLESAEGELRMVVEPSFNCPERVFVQWDKSKVFHFDVVTGLRTS, from the coding sequence ATGACACTTGAACTTGATTCTGTTGGACGTCAAATTAATTCGAATTGGATTGTTCGTAATTTAACATTCTCAGTGAAACAGGACGAATGTCTTGTTCTTGTGGGACCAAGTGGTTGTGGAAAAAGCTCGACACTTCGATTGATCGCAGGATTGGATGAGTGTCAACATGGCAGAATCAAAATTGAGAACCGTGATGTCACTACATCCAAACCATCTGATCGGGCAGTGGGTATGGTCTTCCAAAGTTATGCCCTTCTTCCTCATTTAACAATCTACGAGAACCTCGAGCTAGGTCTACGTATTCGCGGTGTGCGCTCGGAACAAAGAAGTCGAAGGATAAAGCATATTCTTGATGTTGTGCAGTTAGCTGATCGAGCATACCATCAACCTTCAGCATTATCTGGTGGCCAAAGGCAAAGGGTGGCTTTAGCTCGTGCATTGCTTAGAGATGCAAAGGTCTATTTACTTGATGAGCCAATGAGTAATTTGGATGCTCAATTACGTGAACAGATCAGACCTGAGCTTCGGAAGCTTATTCTGAATCAAGAAAAACCAACTGTCTATGTCACGCACGATCAAAGTGAGGCGTTGGCTATAGCTAACAAGATTGCGATTCTCAATCAGGGGATTATAGAACAGCTAGATACACCGATTAACCTGTACCAAAACCCGTCTTCACTTTTTGTCGCTCAGTTTTTGGGTCGTCCCCAGATTAATTGCCTAAAGCCGCGCCAGAGTCAGATTCTGGCAATTCGTCCGGAACATCTTAAAATTTGCGATTCAGGCTTAGCCTGTCGTCTGATTGCACGAGAATGGCTCGGCAACACACAACTTCTTTATCTTGAATCAGCAGAAGGCGAGTTAAGAATGGTCGTGGAACCATCATTTAATTGTCCTGAACGTGTCTTCGTGCAATGGGATAAATCAAAAGTTTTTCATTTTGATGTCGTCACAGGGTTGCGTACAAGTTAA
- a CDS encoding carbohydrate ABC transporter permease: MKLRTVPIFILLLWSSAPLLWQLYTSFSTDQALVTPFAELAGRWTLQHYRSVISSNPPFFLYLWNSFFVGALSTLLTLLVALPAAYSLSKMPTAKSNIVRMVLIGCALFPYVLLFLALLEIARTLSLGNSLFALALPYAALSQPLAILLLGSAFAAIPSELDDAARVEGLSLLNRFRWIYIPLLAPALASTAILIFLFSWNEYPIALTWISDQSKLTLPVAMARIAGSSIHSVPYGAYAAVTVLGAIPLILLVIIFQKPIVSGLTSGAVKG; encoded by the coding sequence ATGAAATTAAGAACAGTACCGATTTTCATTCTTCTTTTATGGTCATCAGCACCACTGCTTTGGCAGTTGTACACTTCTTTTTCTACTGATCAAGCATTGGTAACACCATTTGCTGAATTAGCAGGCCGTTGGACGCTGCAGCACTACCGAAGTGTTATATCATCAAATCCTCCGTTTTTCCTATACTTATGGAATAGTTTTTTTGTTGGGGCACTCTCAACACTCTTAACATTATTAGTTGCTCTTCCTGCAGCATATTCACTGAGTAAAATGCCAACTGCAAAATCAAATATAGTTCGCATGGTTCTTATTGGTTGTGCATTATTTCCATATGTTTTGTTGTTCTTAGCCTTGCTCGAAATTGCTAGAACACTATCATTAGGCAACAGTCTATTTGCACTAGCTCTGCCCTATGCAGCTTTGTCTCAACCACTTGCTATTTTATTGTTAGGAAGTGCTTTTGCAGCGATTCCATCTGAATTGGATGACGCCGCACGGGTTGAGGGACTATCGTTATTGAATCGTTTTCGCTGGATCTACATACCATTATTGGCCCCAGCTCTAGCTAGCACTGCGATTTTGATTTTCCTGTTCTCATGGAATGAATACCCAATTGCTTTAACATGGATTAGTGATCAGTCGAAACTTACTCTGCCAGTTGCAATGGCACGTATTGCTGGTTCATCAATCCATTCAGTACCCTACGGTGCGTATGCCGCTGTCACTGTTTTGGGTGCAATTCCACTCATACTGCTAGTGATTATTTTTCAAAAGCCAATTGTTTCAGGCCTCACGAGTGGAGCTGTTAAAGGATGA
- a CDS encoding carbohydrate ABC transporter permease: MLLLVSVFGLPLMRYAWLSFHADSVLTGLQPVANGGANWIRLMNDHRYWQDLSQTMRFAIASVGIELVLGLVIALLLNQPMRKRGVIRSVSLIPWALPTTVMALGWRWIFNTPYGPFDQFTSTAWDLSLNILGNPSIAWMGLVYADVWKTTPFVALIMLAGLQSIPGDLYEACTLEGGSSWTCFRRITLPLLKPYLGLAAMFRLAQAFGVFDLVQVMTGGGPASSTESIALYAYWNALRFLDFGYSATIMIASFILLSTVVGFSWWLLLILNQQRSLTVTE, translated from the coding sequence ATGCTGTTGCTCGTCAGTGTGTTTGGTCTGCCATTGATGCGCTATGCATGGTTGAGCTTCCATGCTGACTCTGTTCTTACAGGCCTACAACCGGTAGCCAACGGCGGAGCCAATTGGATTCGTTTAATGAACGATCATCGATATTGGCAGGATTTGAGTCAGACCATGCGATTTGCGATTGCATCTGTTGGCATAGAGCTTGTCTTAGGACTCGTCATCGCTTTGCTACTCAACCAACCAATGAGGAAGAGAGGTGTAATTCGCTCTGTATCATTAATTCCTTGGGCCTTGCCGACAACTGTGATGGCGCTCGGCTGGCGATGGATATTCAATACACCATATGGTCCGTTTGATCAATTCACATCCACAGCTTGGGATTTGTCTCTAAATATTCTAGGTAATCCGTCCATTGCCTGGATGGGATTAGTTTATGCGGACGTCTGGAAGACAACACCATTCGTGGCCCTGATTATGCTCGCTGGATTACAAAGTATTCCTGGTGATCTTTATGAAGCTTGTACTCTTGAGGGCGGATCGTCTTGGACCTGTTTCCGCAGAATCACATTGCCACTTTTGAAACCCTACCTGGGGTTAGCAGCGATGTTTAGGCTAGCTCAAGCATTTGGGGTTTTTGATCTTGTTCAAGTAATGACTGGTGGAGGCCCTGCAAGTAGTACAGAGAGTATCGCTTTGTATGCCTACTGGAATGCCCTTCGGTTTCTAGATTTTGGCTATAGCGCGACTATTATGATCGCTAGCTTTATCCTATTATCTACAGTCGTCGGATTCAGTTGGTGGTTATTACTCATTTTGAACCAACAACGATCACTGACGGTGACAGAATGA